In a single window of the Pseudogemmatithrix spongiicola genome:
- a CDS encoding DegT/DnrJ/EryC1/StrS family aminotransferase: MAVPLLDLKAQHATIRDEVVRQLMKVVDDQAFILGEPVQKLECEVAGLSKTKYAVGCANGTDAILIAMRALDIGRGDEVVTTPFTFFATAGTIHNVGATPVFVDIDPKTYNIRPDLAAAAVTSKTKAVIPVDLFGQMAALEEIRRLLPSMPIIEDAAQSIGARRKIGGEWRMAGEVATIGTFSFFPSKNLGGYGDGGMIVTQDEAIFKRLMRLRTHGSVQTYFHEEVGYNSRLDALQAAVLLAKLPHLAAWSQARRDNAAFYTQAFADIADIVPPYIDPANESIYNQYTIRVPQRDALKDHLKAKGIGHSVYYPLPLHLQPCFAHLGYKEGACPEAEKAAKEVVSLPVFPELTAAQRDDVVAAVRSFFGK, from the coding sequence ATGGCCGTACCGCTTCTCGATCTCAAGGCGCAGCACGCGACGATTCGCGACGAAGTCGTCCGGCAGCTCATGAAGGTCGTCGATGACCAGGCGTTCATCCTCGGCGAGCCCGTGCAGAAGCTCGAGTGCGAAGTGGCCGGGCTGTCGAAAACCAAGTACGCGGTGGGCTGCGCGAACGGGACGGATGCGATTCTCATCGCCATGCGCGCCTTGGACATCGGGCGCGGCGACGAGGTGGTGACGACGCCCTTCACGTTCTTCGCCACGGCGGGGACGATCCACAACGTCGGCGCGACGCCGGTGTTCGTGGACATCGATCCGAAGACGTACAACATCCGCCCCGACCTCGCGGCGGCGGCGGTGACGTCGAAGACCAAGGCCGTGATCCCCGTGGACCTCTTCGGGCAGATGGCGGCACTCGAGGAGATCCGTCGCCTCCTGCCAAGCATGCCGATCATCGAGGACGCCGCCCAGAGCATCGGCGCGCGCCGGAAGATCGGCGGCGAGTGGAGAATGGCGGGGGAGGTGGCGACCATCGGCACCTTCTCGTTCTTCCCGTCAAAAAACCTCGGCGGCTACGGCGACGGCGGCATGATCGTGACGCAGGACGAGGCGATCTTCAAGCGCCTGATGCGCCTGCGCACGCATGGCTCGGTGCAGACCTACTTCCACGAGGAAGTGGGCTACAACTCGCGGCTCGATGCGTTGCAGGCGGCCGTGCTGCTGGCCAAGCTGCCGCACCTGGCGGCGTGGAGCCAGGCGCGCCGCGACAACGCCGCGTTCTACACCCAGGCGTTCGCGGACATCGCTGACATCGTGCCGCCGTACATCGATCCGGCCAACGAGAGCATCTACAACCAGTACACGATTCGGGTGCCGCAACGTGATGCGCTCAAGGACCATCTGAAGGCGAAGGGCATCGGGCACTCGGTGTACTACCCGCTGCCGTTGCACCTGCAGCCCTGCTTCGCGCACCTCGGCTACAAGGAGGGTGCCTGCCCCGAGGCCGAGAAGGCGGCGAAGGAAGTCGTATCGCTCCCCGTGTTCCCAGAGCTCACGGCTGCCCAGCGCGACGATGTGGTCGCGGCGGTGCGGTCGTTCTTCGGCAAGTGA
- the nadD gene encoding nicotinate-nucleotide adenylyltransferase, whose protein sequence is MGQRVGIFGGTFDPPHVGHLLLALDALDHLALDRLIFVPAARQPLKQGVAMTPAEHRLAMTEALAAADFRFSVDGSEVARGGLSYTVDTVRALKAALPDAELILLMGADTAATLPQWREPEALGLLVQVAVAGRGAEPMQLPAGFRAQPFPMRRVDISATEIRARVAEGRSIRGFVPDAVADYIAAHGLYRTTTE, encoded by the coding sequence GTGGGCCAACGCGTCGGCATTTTTGGCGGGACGTTCGACCCGCCGCACGTCGGGCACCTGCTCCTGGCGTTGGACGCGCTCGACCACCTCGCCCTCGACCGCCTGATCTTCGTGCCGGCGGCGCGCCAGCCGCTCAAGCAGGGGGTCGCGATGACACCCGCCGAGCACCGCCTCGCCATGACGGAGGCCCTGGCGGCTGCGGATTTTCGATTCTCCGTGGATGGTTCGGAGGTCGCCCGCGGGGGGTTATCTTACACTGTTGATACCGTGCGGGCCCTGAAGGCCGCACTTCCTGACGCCGAGCTGATCCTGTTGATGGGAGCAGATACGGCGGCGACCCTGCCACAGTGGCGCGAACCCGAGGCATTGGGCTTGCTGGTACAGGTGGCAGTCGCGGGGCGCGGGGCCGAGCCGATGCAACTGCCGGCGGGGTTCCGCGCCCAGCCGTTCCCGATGCGGCGCGTGGATATCTCCGCGACGGAGATCCGCGCCCGTGTGGCGGAGGGGCGCAGCATCCGGGGCTTCGTGCCGGATGCCGTCGCGGACTACATCGCCGCCCACGGGTTGTACCGCACCACCACCGAGTGA
- the secA gene encoding preprotein translocase subunit SecA — protein sequence MLKKLIGAVFGTRHEREQKRVQPIVDEINAQGARLQQLTENELQRQTEKFRGIIAERTAEVSGKIAALKQRKHDAADAAEREAIDLELVGPNGQGGLEAQYREQLGEVLDELLPEAFATVREAARRLVGSTVSVTGHDLPWDMVHYDVQLIGGIQLHLGRIAEMATGEGKTLVATLPLYLNALPGRGTHLVTVNSYLARRDSQWMGHLFKYLGLTVGCLDDTEPGTPARRAAYNCDITYGTNNEFGFDYLRDNMVVALEQRVQRQHVYAIVDEVDSVLIDEARTPLIISGPVGNDGDKAYAEHNATVSRLVRRQTELVNDLVARGEKALAAGDKDTAALCFYKARMGSPKNKRLLKVMQETGVKQLILQQELAHLADRKLSAVKQQFRDIEDDLLFVLDEKGHSVHLTDAGVDFLSPTSPLDFVLPDISMEMGKIERDESLDAKAKLEARRAVETAYAVRSEKLNIIHQLLKAHALYEKDVNYVVQEGQVLIVDEYTGRTMPGRRWSEGLHQAVEAKEGVQVKGETQTLATITIQNYFRLYEKLAGMTGTAETEETEFFQIYGLEVAVIPTNKPIQRDDRHDLVYKTRREKYNGIVEETRRLHGLGFPVLVGTTSVEASETLSRMFQRAGLPHNVLNAKYHQREAEIVSLAGQPGAITIATNMAGRGTDIKLGAGVREAKPSTVKDAASGKDVNVQEPGGLHIIGSERHESRRIDRQLRGRAGRQGDPGSSQFFLSLEDDLMRLFGSDRIARLMDGLGAQEGEVLTHSLITRAIEQAQKRVELQNFQSRKRLLDYDDVMNQQREVIYSLRSFALDAGEELRGEAAKMVQAAVTRRVETALAEYETSEDWDVELVRQDLLMQYLLRVPGFEPDGRRAASVREAQDEASVAAQEAFDAKVKSLGEFGGRLLSLVMLNVLDEKWKDHLYDLDQLRNAIGYRSWGQKDPLVEYKQDAFTMFEDLMRDIQHTFAERFLKVQLVFEPPPQPLPPVITSVSGPSDSAAPGEGVDPFGLSPVAAPQPSVVGAGRGVRSLDAAPPPAVTGAGTGGAAGEGEYANVGRNDPCPCGSGKKFKKCHGA from the coding sequence ATGCTCAAGAAGCTGATCGGGGCCGTGTTCGGCACCCGCCACGAACGGGAACAGAAGCGCGTCCAGCCGATCGTCGACGAGATCAACGCCCAAGGGGCGCGGCTGCAGCAGCTCACGGAAAACGAGCTGCAGCGCCAGACGGAGAAGTTCCGCGGGATCATCGCCGAGCGGACCGCCGAGGTGTCCGGCAAGATCGCCGCCCTGAAGCAGCGCAAGCACGACGCGGCCGACGCCGCCGAGCGCGAAGCGATCGACCTCGAGCTGGTGGGGCCGAACGGGCAAGGCGGACTCGAGGCGCAGTACCGTGAGCAGCTGGGGGAAGTGCTCGACGAGCTGCTGCCCGAGGCATTCGCGACGGTCCGGGAGGCGGCGCGCCGCCTGGTCGGCAGCACCGTGTCGGTGACCGGCCACGACCTGCCGTGGGACATGGTGCACTACGACGTGCAGCTGATCGGCGGCATCCAGTTGCACCTGGGGCGCATCGCGGAAATGGCGACGGGCGAGGGCAAGACGCTGGTCGCAACGCTGCCGCTCTACCTGAATGCGCTGCCGGGCCGCGGCACGCACCTGGTGACGGTGAACTCTTACCTCGCCCGCCGCGACTCGCAGTGGATGGGGCACCTCTTCAAGTACTTGGGCCTCACCGTTGGCTGCCTCGACGACACGGAGCCCGGCACGCCGGCGCGCCGCGCCGCGTACAACTGCGACATCACGTACGGCACGAACAACGAGTTCGGCTTCGATTACCTGCGTGACAACATGGTGGTCGCGCTGGAACAGCGGGTGCAGCGCCAGCACGTGTACGCGATCGTCGACGAAGTCGACTCCGTGCTCATCGACGAAGCGCGCACGCCGCTCATCATCTCCGGGCCCGTCGGCAACGACGGCGACAAGGCCTACGCCGAGCACAATGCCACGGTCTCGCGCCTCGTCCGCCGCCAGACGGAGCTCGTGAACGACCTCGTGGCGAGGGGCGAGAAGGCCCTCGCGGCGGGCGACAAGGACACGGCCGCCCTGTGCTTCTACAAGGCGCGCATGGGCAGCCCGAAGAACAAGCGCCTCCTCAAGGTCATGCAGGAGACGGGCGTCAAGCAGCTCATCCTGCAGCAGGAGCTCGCGCACCTGGCCGACCGCAAGCTGTCGGCCGTGAAGCAGCAGTTCCGCGACATCGAGGACGATCTCCTGTTCGTGCTGGACGAGAAGGGGCACTCGGTGCACCTCACGGATGCGGGCGTCGACTTCCTCTCGCCGACGTCGCCGCTGGATTTCGTGCTGCCCGACATCTCGATGGAGATGGGCAAGATCGAGCGCGATGAGTCGCTCGACGCCAAGGCCAAGCTCGAGGCGCGCCGCGCGGTCGAGACGGCCTACGCCGTGCGCAGCGAGAAGCTCAACATCATCCACCAGCTGCTCAAGGCGCACGCCCTGTACGAGAAGGACGTGAACTACGTCGTGCAGGAAGGCCAGGTGCTCATCGTCGATGAGTACACCGGCCGCACGATGCCGGGGCGTCGCTGGAGCGAAGGCCTGCACCAGGCCGTCGAGGCCAAGGAAGGCGTGCAGGTGAAGGGCGAGACGCAGACGCTCGCGACCATCACGATCCAGAACTACTTCCGACTCTACGAGAAGCTGGCCGGCATGACCGGTACGGCCGAGACCGAAGAGACGGAGTTCTTTCAGATCTACGGGCTCGAAGTCGCGGTCATCCCGACCAACAAGCCGATCCAGCGCGACGACCGTCACGACCTCGTGTACAAGACGCGCCGCGAGAAGTACAACGGCATCGTCGAGGAGACGCGCCGTCTGCACGGGCTCGGCTTCCCGGTGCTCGTCGGTACGACCAGCGTCGAGGCCTCCGAGACGCTCTCGCGCATGTTCCAGCGCGCGGGCCTGCCGCACAACGTGCTCAACGCCAAGTATCACCAGCGCGAGGCCGAGATCGTCTCGCTGGCGGGCCAGCCGGGGGCGATCACGATCGCGACCAACATGGCCGGCCGCGGCACCGACATCAAACTCGGCGCCGGCGTACGCGAGGCAAAGCCCTCGACCGTGAAGGATGCGGCGTCGGGCAAGGACGTGAACGTGCAGGAGCCGGGCGGCCTGCACATCATCGGCTCCGAGCGGCACGAGTCGCGGCGCATCGACCGCCAGCTGCGTGGGCGTGCGGGTCGCCAGGGCGACCCGGGCAGCTCGCAGTTCTTCCTGTCGCTCGAAGACGACCTCATGCGGCTCTTCGGCTCGGACCGCATCGCGCGCCTCATGGACGGACTCGGCGCGCAGGAAGGCGAGGTGCTCACGCACTCGCTGATCACGCGGGCGATCGAGCAGGCGCAGAAGCGCGTCGAGCTCCAGAACTTCCAGAGCCGCAAGCGCCTGCTGGACTATGACGACGTCATGAACCAGCAGCGTGAAGTCATCTACTCGCTGCGGTCATTCGCCCTCGATGCCGGCGAGGAGCTGCGCGGCGAGGCGGCGAAGATGGTGCAGGCGGCCGTCACGCGCCGTGTGGAGACGGCGCTGGCCGAGTACGAGACGAGCGAGGATTGGGACGTCGAACTCGTTCGGCAGGACCTGCTGATGCAGTATCTGCTACGCGTGCCGGGCTTCGAACCCGACGGCCGTCGCGCGGCAAGCGTGCGCGAGGCGCAGGACGAGGCGTCGGTTGCCGCCCAGGAGGCGTTCGACGCGAAGGTGAAGTCGCTGGGCGAGTTCGGGGGACGCCTGCTGTCCCTCGTCATGCTCAACGTGCTGGACGAGAAGTGGAAGGATCACCTCTACGACCTCGACCAGCTGCGCAACGCGATCGGCTATCGCTCGTGGGGCCAGAAGGACCCGCTCGTGGAGTACAAGCAGGACGCGTTCACGATGTTCGAAGACCTGATGCGCGATATCCAGCACACCTTCGCGGAGCGCTTCCTCAAGGTGCAGCTGGTGTTCGAGCCGCCGCCGCAGCCGCTGCCGCCCGTCATCACGTCGGTCAGCGGGCCGTCGGACAGCGCGGCGCCGGGCGAGGGGGTGGATCCGTTCGGTCTTTCTCCCGTCGCAGCGCCGCAGCCGAGCGTGGTCGGCGCGGGGCGCGGCGTCCGGTCACTCGACGCGGCGCCGCCGCCGGCCGTGACGGGGGCGGGGACGGGTGGGGCCGCGGGAGAGGGGGAGTACGCCAATGTCGGGCGGAATGATCCGTGCCCCTGCGGGAGCGGCAAGAAGTTCAAGAAATGCCATGGGGCGTGA
- the radC gene encoding RadC family protein yields the protein MTTILSLPPADRPRERLRALGASALTTSELLALLLGTGTVGVPVAEAAQHILHRAGGSLRRLSQLPVATLTAMHGLGEAKALSIFAALELGRRLALETADDGEPLRGPRDVWRFYGPRMEGLTVEEFHVAVLDSQHRLERDILVSRGILNSSLVHPREVFREAIAERAASVVLVHNHPSGDPTPSADDRAITSQLVAAGRLLDIPIHDHVVIGRGRYVSFAEMGLL from the coding sequence GTGACGACCATTCTCTCCCTCCCCCCCGCTGACCGCCCGCGGGAACGCTTGCGCGCCTTGGGCGCGTCTGCCCTCACCACCTCCGAGTTGCTGGCCCTGCTGCTGGGTACCGGCACGGTTGGGGTGCCAGTCGCCGAGGCGGCCCAACACATCCTGCATCGGGCCGGCGGCTCCCTGCGGCGGCTCTCGCAGTTGCCCGTGGCCACCCTGACCGCCATGCACGGCCTTGGCGAGGCCAAGGCGCTGTCCATCTTCGCGGCCTTGGAGCTCGGCCGGCGGCTCGCGCTCGAGACCGCCGATGACGGCGAACCCCTCCGCGGGCCGCGCGATGTGTGGCGCTTCTACGGCCCCCGCATGGAGGGACTCACCGTCGAGGAGTTCCACGTGGCGGTGCTGGATTCGCAGCACCGCCTGGAACGGGACATCCTCGTGAGCCGCGGCATCCTGAACTCGAGTCTGGTGCATCCTCGCGAAGTCTTCCGCGAGGCCATCGCCGAGCGCGCGGCCAGCGTGGTGCTGGTCCACAACCACCCCAGCGGCGACCCGACCCCGAGCGCGGACGACCGCGCGATCACGAGCCAGCTCGTGGCGGCGGGGCGGCTGCTCGATATTCCGATTCATGACCATGTGGTGATTGGGCGGGGGCGGTATGTGTCGTTTGCGGAGATGGGACTGTTGTGA
- a CDS encoding outer membrane protein assembly factor BamD, whose translation MHRFRPTLVLVLLFAATTACFRTFNVRNFPSSVALYRAGMAEYERGKYSNAITAFERLTFDLPTRDTLLPRAHWWLGQARRRNDERLLAAQSFSRVAEQFPNDTLADDAMYMAGISYREMWRRPTLDPQYGILAQSQFRLVQGVFPDSPFADSAQRKLEELDEWFATKDFETGMHYVRRKAYDSALIYLRAVVTEYPNTDMARRSMLEMVRVFRLPVMNYQEDAEEICAALRGGFPADPEVQATCRQPSAGAPSAGR comes from the coding sequence ATGCACCGTTTTCGTCCGACGCTTGTCCTCGTCCTCCTGTTCGCTGCCACGACCGCGTGCTTCCGGACCTTCAACGTCCGGAACTTCCCGTCGTCGGTGGCGCTGTACCGGGCAGGGATGGCCGAGTATGAGCGCGGGAAGTACTCCAACGCCATCACGGCGTTCGAACGGCTGACCTTCGACCTGCCGACCCGCGACACGCTGTTGCCGCGGGCCCATTGGTGGCTCGGCCAGGCGCGCCGCAGGAATGACGAGCGGCTGCTGGCCGCGCAGAGCTTCAGCCGCGTCGCCGAGCAGTTCCCGAACGACACCTTGGCCGACGACGCCATGTACATGGCCGGCATCTCGTACCGCGAGATGTGGCGCCGCCCGACGCTGGACCCGCAGTATGGCATCCTCGCGCAATCGCAATTCCGGCTGGTGCAGGGCGTGTTTCCCGACTCGCCATTCGCGGATTCCGCGCAGCGCAAACTCGAGGAGCTCGACGAGTGGTTCGCCACCAAGGACTTCGAGACGGGCATGCACTACGTCCGCCGGAAGGCCTACGACTCGGCCCTCATCTACCTGCGCGCCGTGGTGACCGAGTATCCGAACACGGACATGGCGCGCCGCTCGATGCTGGAGATGGTGCGCGTGTTCCGGCTTCCGGTGATGAACTACCAAGAGGACGCCGAGGAGATCTGCGCCGCGCTGCGCGGCGGGTTCCCCGCGGATCCTGAGGTGCAGGCGACCTGCCGCCAGCCGTCTGCCGGCGCGCCGAGCGCGGGGCGCTAG
- a CDS encoding UDP-glucose dehydrogenase family protein: MKITVVGTGYVGLVVGACLAETGNDVICADVDQGKVDGLKKNVLPIYEPGLEEYVERNQAAGRLVFTTDVPSAIRDAEVIFIAVGTPPDEDGSADLKHVLAVADSIGKHAAREVVVVTKSTVPVGTAEKVAAAIRPHATVPFHMSSNPEFLKEGAALDDFMKPDRVVVGVETEFARERMAELYAPFVRTGKPIIFMDIPSAEMTKYAANAMLATRISFMNEIANLCEKVGANVDLVRKGIGSDSRIGPAFLFPGPGYGGSCFPKDVKALVRTSEERGAPMGVLKAVEDANEKQKHRLFQKITEVFGGQLKGRRIALWGLAFKANTDDMRESPALVLIEELLTAGATVVAHDPAAMHETRRRIGDAIGYAKTSYEAAQGADAMVVVTDWNEYRFPDFARLKSVLKQPVVVDGRNLYDPTKMESLGFTYRSIGRGRA; this comes from the coding sequence ATGAAGATCACAGTCGTTGGCACGGGCTACGTCGGCCTCGTGGTCGGTGCCTGCCTCGCCGAAACCGGAAATGACGTTATCTGCGCGGACGTCGATCAAGGCAAGGTCGACGGGCTCAAGAAGAACGTCCTGCCGATCTATGAACCGGGTCTGGAGGAGTATGTCGAGCGGAACCAGGCCGCCGGACGCTTGGTGTTCACCACCGACGTGCCGTCGGCAATCCGTGACGCCGAGGTGATCTTCATTGCCGTCGGGACGCCGCCGGACGAAGACGGCTCTGCCGACCTCAAACACGTACTCGCCGTCGCCGACAGCATCGGCAAGCACGCGGCGCGCGAAGTCGTGGTCGTGACGAAGTCGACCGTGCCCGTCGGCACGGCGGAGAAGGTCGCCGCGGCGATCCGCCCGCACGCGACGGTCCCCTTCCACATGAGCTCCAACCCCGAGTTCCTGAAGGAAGGGGCGGCACTCGACGACTTCATGAAGCCGGATCGTGTGGTGGTCGGCGTCGAGACGGAGTTCGCCCGAGAGCGCATGGCTGAGCTCTATGCGCCGTTCGTCCGGACGGGTAAGCCGATAATCTTCATGGACATCCCGTCCGCGGAGATGACGAAGTACGCGGCGAACGCCATGCTCGCGACGCGCATCTCGTTCATGAATGAGATCGCTAACCTCTGTGAGAAGGTCGGCGCGAACGTCGATCTCGTGCGCAAGGGTATCGGCTCGGACTCCCGCATCGGGCCGGCCTTCCTGTTTCCCGGCCCCGGCTACGGCGGGAGCTGCTTCCCCAAGGATGTGAAGGCGCTCGTGCGCACGTCGGAGGAGCGGGGAGCGCCGATGGGCGTGCTCAAGGCCGTCGAGGACGCGAACGAGAAGCAGAAGCATCGCCTCTTCCAGAAGATCACCGAGGTCTTCGGCGGGCAGCTCAAGGGCCGGCGCATCGCGCTCTGGGGATTGGCGTTCAAGGCAAACACGGACGACATGCGCGAGTCGCCGGCATTGGTGCTCATCGAGGAGTTGCTGACGGCAGGCGCCACCGTGGTGGCCCACGATCCCGCCGCGATGCACGAGACGCGGCGGCGCATCGGCGATGCGATCGGCTACGCGAAGACCTCCTACGAAGCGGCCCAGGGTGCGGACGCGATGGTGGTCGTGACCGACTGGAACGAGTACCGCTTCCCGGACTTCGCACGCCTGAAGTCAGTGCTCAAACAGCCAGTCGTCGTGGACGGCCGGAACCTGTACGATCCCACGAAGATGGAATCGTTGGGCTTCACCTATCGCTCCATCGGGCGGGGCCGCGCATGA
- a CDS encoding UDP-glucuronic acid decarboxylase family protein has translation MRVLITGAAGFLGSHLCDRFLAEGHEVVGLDNFLTGHADNIAHLFGHERFKFLRHNISEFTYVAGPLDGVLHFASPASPVDYLEMPIQTLKVGSLGTHNALGIALAKGARFLLASTSEVYGDPLVHPQPESYWGNVNPVGPRGCYDEAKRFAEAMTMAYHRAQGVDTRIVRIFNTYGPRMRPHDGRVVSNFIVQALQGAPLTVYGDGSQTRSFCYAEDEVEGIYRLFNSSETMPVNIGNPNEFTVRQLAELVLELTGSTSEIVSHPLPADDPKVRQPDITRAKSILGWEPRVQLREGLARTIEYFRGLKGTPRLQPPT, from the coding sequence ATGAGAGTGCTCATCACCGGCGCTGCAGGGTTTCTCGGGTCGCACCTCTGCGACCGTTTTCTCGCCGAGGGGCATGAGGTTGTCGGATTGGACAACTTCCTCACGGGACACGCCGACAACATCGCCCACCTGTTCGGCCACGAACGCTTCAAGTTCCTCCGCCACAACATCTCCGAGTTCACGTACGTCGCGGGTCCGCTCGACGGCGTGCTGCACTTCGCCTCGCCGGCCAGCCCGGTGGACTATCTCGAGATGCCGATTCAGACCCTCAAGGTCGGCTCCCTCGGCACCCATAATGCGCTGGGCATCGCCCTCGCGAAGGGCGCGCGGTTCCTGTTGGCGAGCACCAGCGAAGTGTACGGGGACCCCCTCGTGCATCCGCAGCCCGAATCCTATTGGGGCAATGTCAACCCCGTGGGGCCAAGAGGCTGCTACGACGAGGCCAAGCGCTTCGCCGAGGCCATGACCATGGCCTACCACCGTGCGCAGGGCGTGGACACGCGCATCGTCCGCATCTTCAACACCTACGGCCCGCGCATGCGGCCGCACGACGGTCGCGTGGTCTCGAACTTCATCGTGCAGGCGCTGCAGGGCGCGCCACTGACGGTCTACGGCGACGGATCGCAGACGCGATCGTTCTGTTATGCCGAAGACGAGGTCGAGGGTATTTACAGGCTGTTCAACTCGTCCGAGACGATGCCCGTGAACATCGGCAATCCGAACGAGTTCACCGTCCGCCAGCTGGCTGAACTTGTGCTCGAGCTGACGGGTAGCACGAGTGAGATCGTCTCGCACCCGCTCCCGGCCGACGACCCCAAGGTCAGGCAGCCGGACATCACCCGCGCCAAGAGCATCCTTGGCTGGGAACCGCGTGTCCAACTCCGTGAGGGTTTGGCGCGTACCATTGAGTACTTCCGCGGCTTGAAGGGCACGCCGCGGCTGCAACCACCGACCTAA
- a CDS encoding nucleotide sugar dehydrogenase yields the protein MPSTKDALLSRIADRSAVSAVVGLGYVGLPLAMELCEAGFHVIGYDVSTRVVDLLMRGESHIQDVPAAQVAKHVKSGKFVATTDAAKLNAADTISIAVPTPLAKTRDPDMSYVLSAAETIAAHTRPGQLIVLESTTYPGTTRELLQPRLEAKGLTVGRDVFLAFSPERVDPGNPKYNTKNTPKVVGGITPACNEVATRFYSSTIDTVVPVSSPEAAELVKLLENTFRSVNIGLVNEMAIVCERLGVDVWEVIDAAATKPFGFMKFTPGPGIGGHCIPLDPHYLAWKMRSLNYKTRFIDLASEINSAMPDFVVEKIAHALNEDRKAVNGSRVLVLGIAYKKDIDDMRESPALDVMRLLEARGAVVSYHDPFVPSFREDGHEASSVALTKDALATADAVVVVTDHTAVDYQFVVDHATLVVDTRNALGKVKASKARIIPLTAQRLPISSH from the coding sequence ATGCCCTCGACGAAGGACGCGCTGCTGAGCAGGATTGCCGATCGCTCAGCAGTCAGTGCGGTGGTTGGGCTGGGTTACGTCGGTCTTCCGCTTGCCATGGAGCTTTGCGAGGCCGGCTTTCACGTGATCGGCTACGACGTGAGCACGCGCGTCGTGGATCTGCTCATGCGCGGCGAGTCGCATATCCAGGACGTGCCGGCGGCGCAGGTGGCGAAGCACGTGAAGTCCGGAAAGTTCGTGGCGACGACCGACGCGGCGAAGCTGAACGCCGCGGACACCATCTCGATCGCGGTGCCGACGCCGCTGGCGAAGACCCGCGATCCGGACATGTCGTACGTACTGTCAGCCGCCGAGACGATCGCGGCGCACACGCGCCCGGGCCAACTGATCGTGCTCGAGAGCACGACGTATCCTGGCACGACGCGCGAACTTCTGCAGCCGCGGCTAGAAGCGAAAGGGCTCACCGTCGGCAGGGACGTATTCCTTGCGTTTTCGCCGGAACGCGTGGATCCGGGCAATCCGAAGTACAACACCAAGAACACGCCGAAGGTCGTCGGCGGCATCACGCCGGCCTGCAACGAGGTCGCGACGCGGTTCTACTCCTCGACGATCGATACCGTCGTCCCGGTGTCGTCGCCGGAAGCGGCGGAGTTGGTGAAGCTGCTCGAGAACACCTTCCGCTCGGTGAACATCGGCTTGGTGAACGAGATGGCGATCGTCTGTGAGCGACTTGGCGTGGACGTGTGGGAAGTGATCGACGCCGCCGCGACGAAGCCGTTCGGGTTCATGAAGTTCACGCCGGGGCCGGGCATCGGCGGCCACTGCATCCCGCTCGACCCGCACTACCTCGCGTGGAAGATGCGGTCGCTGAACTACAAGACGCGCTTCATCGACTTGGCCAGCGAGATCAACTCGGCGATGCCGGATTTCGTGGTCGAGAAGATTGCCCATGCGCTCAACGAGGACCGCAAGGCGGTCAACGGCAGCCGCGTGCTCGTGCTTGGCATCGCGTACAAGAAGGACATCGATGACATGCGCGAGTCGCCGGCGCTAGACGTCATGAGACTGCTTGAGGCGCGCGGTGCCGTAGTGAGCTATCACGATCCGTTCGTTCCCAGCTTCCGCGAGGACGGGCACGAAGCGTCCAGCGTCGCGCTGACCAAGGACGCGCTGGCGACGGCCGACGCGGTCGTTGTCGTGACGGACCACACCGCGGTCGATTACCAGTTCGTCGTCGATCACGCCACGCTGGTGGTGGATACGCGGAACGCGCTGGGGAAGGTCAAGGCGTCGAAGGCGCGCATCATCCCGCTGACTGCCCAGCGCCTGCCCATCTCATCCCACTGA